The DNA segment ACGCCTGGTTGCTGGAGCGCCAGTCGCCGTGCCCCGGAATTGCAGTTCGGCCGCCCGCTCCTGAACTTGAGGGAGTCACCCGGGATTCGCACAACGCTTGTCAGGAGGTGAGCCCGGAGCTCTGCCCGCGGTGTGTGGATCATCTTCGGCACAGGCGGGAGTCAGGCGTGTAACCCCGCATCATTTCGGCTGGGTGCCCATGTTCCAGGTCCGGCTCGCCACACCCGCGGATCTGCCCGCCCTCCGTGAGCTGATTCCCGCCTCTGTACGCGCATTGAGCCAGGCGCACTACAGCGCCGCCCAGATCGAGAGCGCCGTCCGGTACGTCTTCGGACCCGACACCCAGCTCGTCGCGGACGGCACCTACTACGTCGCTCAGGCTGAGGGCGAGCTGGTGGGCTGTGGCGGCTGGAGCTATCGCCGCACGCTCTACGGCGGCGACCAGATGAAATCGGACGAGGACCCGCGGCTCGATCCGGCCACCGAGGCGGCACGCATCCGCGCGTTCTTCGTGCATCCGGCCTGGGCCCGCCGTGGAGTCGGTTCCGCCATCCTGGAGGCGTGCTTCAGCGCCGCGCGTGAGGCGGGGTTCCGGCGTCTGGAGCTGATGGCAACCCTACCGGGAGTGCCTCTGTACCGCAGGTTCGGCTTCGAGGCCGCCGAGGCCGTGGAGACGCTCCTGCCCGACGGAGTGCCGGTCCCGTTCGTGCGAATGGTGCGCAGTTCCATCGCTCTGCCCAGGCCACCCGCGTAGAGCGGCTTGCGTGCGGGTGGGTGGCCTCGCCGCGCCGGGCGTCGAGTATCCGCCGGGACTCCTCCCTCGCGCACCGCTCCAGGCGCCCTCTCTGTCACTCCAGCTCGCGACATGACCGATGTCGCCGCTCAAATGCGGAGTTGAAGCCCTGTTGGCCGCGGCATCGCAGTCCCCTTACGTGATCACAGGAATGTCTACGATATGGTGGGGAAACAACAACAACCCCCACCCGGTCGGAGTGCAGCAAGTGCCGGATCCGGACCCGGCCAGCAACAACGCGCAGGGGTTGTTCGCGGATCCCTGTCCAGTATGCAGCGTGAATGAAACCTACATCATGATGCATGTCGGCCAGGCCAGGCGGGCACGCCGGGGCGCCCGATTCGCGATGGAGGCGCCGTTCTAGCGAACATGCAGCCGGCGGTCGTTTCACCGACGGGTGCCTTGAGCGTCAGTCGCACTCCGGCGTGAGTTCACGCTCGGCTGCACGCGCCTGAGCTTGAGGGCGTTGGGCGGGTTCCGTCGGGAACGAAGAGCCTCCGGGGAGCCGATGCTCCCGGGAGGCTCCTCGTTCGGGCCAGACCTCGTCACTCGAAGCTTGAAAAACTCTCGTATGATCCGTCCGGGTACCAGATCTCGTGGAAGCTCGATGCGGGGCCGCCACAGACGCTTGCCTGTCCGCTCACCTGGGCGGTGGCACCGCTGCTGCCCTCCTCGGGGCTCGCCTCGCTGACCCACTGCTTCCCACAGTACGTGGTGGTCACCCTCACACGCGCACCCATTCCCGACGCTGTCCAGGCAGAGATGTTGTCGTAGTGCCCGTAGGTGCACGTGTAGCCGCCTGGCTGGTTGTACGGATCCTCCGGCGGGGTGCAGGATTCGGTATAACCGCCGTAGTTCCGAACAGTACCACCGGCTCCCAGCCCGGAGGGCGAGTAGACCGAGGCCTTGGTCGGCTTACCGGATGGGGCGAGCGGTGATTGTGTGGCGTCGCAGGCGACGAGCGAAAGCGCGAGGAGACCTGGTACCAGCGGAATTGCCCACGTGCGAACCATGAGACCTCCGAGCAGGGTTGGAGAGAAGCGACATCCCGATGGCCCAAGGGATATAGTTTACGCGAGAAATTGTCAAGCTGATCCGCGGGGGCGGCCACGCTAGCGCGGCGCACGGGGAAGATGCAGAAGAAGCCACGCTCTCAGGTCGGACGCTCCGGGGCGGTGAGCCCCTGGTGGAAGTCGGGGACGCTTGGTAGCACTTCTCCTCATGGATCCTGTGGGTTGCCTGCTCGTCGCGCCTGGAGCGGCCTCGGGATCTTCCCCATCATCCTGGCCGCGTTCTACATTGCTCGCGGGCGGGGCCACAGGAGCAAGTAGCCTCCCGCGCTGCCTGGCAGATCGTTGCAGGCGACACACGGCCGGCGATAGCTTCAGGTACAGCAGTATCGAGGGGTTCACTGGTTTCGGCCTGCTTCCGTGCCGGCCCTGGGCACCTGAGCTCAGCGTCGTGAGGCGGCTCGCACCACATCCAATTGCGCCCACATGAGCCAGAAGGACGCATTCTGACGTGCCATTGCTTCGACCACGGGGCGACAGCGTGGAACCCGCCGATACTCCTCCGCGTGCAGATCTAGCGCGAGCCGGACTCCCGGCATCTGGAGACGGACCGTGCCCGAACTGCGGCTCCCCCGACCTGCGGCGCTACTGCCCGGATTGCGGCCAGGCGGCACCGGGTCCCGCCGACTATTCCCTCCGGGCCTACGTGGCAGACCTCGTGAGTCAGATCACGAGCACCGACGGGAAAACTGCCCGGACGCTGTGGGCGCTCGTCGCGCGACCCGGCACCCTCTCGGCCGACCACCTGGCCGGGCGGCGGGCCCGGTACATGGGTCCGCTGCAGCTTTTCCTGCTGGTGAACCTGCTTCTCTTCGTCGCTGCACCTCAGGTGCCGTTGTTCTCCTACAGCCTGGAGAAGTACCTTCGCTACGCACCCCCATCACCCACGTTCGTCGATCGGCTCGTCGAGCGCGTCGTGCCGGGTGGGCACACGCATGATCCCGACGCGGGAGGCGCCGCCTTCGAGACCTACGCGAAGGCCTTCGATGCCCGGGTCGAAGCGCAGCGCAAGAGCCTCGTGATTCTGTTCGTTCCAGCTCTCGCCCTGGTTCTCCAGGTGCTGTTCGCGCCGCGCCGCGCCGTTCCCGGAGTACCTCGGCGCTACGGCGAGCATCTTGTCTTTGCACTCCACTCCCTCGCGTTCGTGTGGCTCATGCTCGCTGGTGTGGGCGGGATTGGAAGGTTGGCAGACGGGACGCTGACTCTGAGCAGGCCCGGTGATGCAGGTCTCTTCGCCCTGTTCCTGTTCCTGCTGCTGTGGGCTCCTGTCTACCTGCTCCGGGCCGTACGCCGCGTATACCAGCTGTCCTGGCCCTGGGCCGCAGCTGCCACCGTTGCTGCAGCCGCAGCATTCGTCGGGCTTCTCCTCCTGTACCGGGGCCTGCTGTTCTTCACGACCTACTACACCCTCTGAGTCGTCGCTGCTCACCCCTGGCTGGCCAATGCTCAGGTCCTGTGATTCGATGAAACGCGCTGTCGCGCTGTTCGCGGTGCTGATCTGTCTGCACGTCGTCTCGACCTCGTCTGCCTGGGGGCAGCATGCACCCCCCGGCCGAAGCTGGAGGCCGGGGAGGACGTGAACGACTGGGAGGCTTACTACGCCCACGGGTCGAAGTTGCTGCGAACCCGTCCGAGCCGGGCGGAGGCTGCGTTCTACTGGGCGTCCCGCCTGAATCCCGAACGCTCGGAGCCCCTGTACGCACAGTGGGTGGCGTTCTGGCTCCGCGATTACAAGCGCTGGGAGCGCTACCTGGCAAAGTCGCCAGCGGTGCTCGAATCACCACAGGTCCGAGCCGCGG comes from the Longimicrobiaceae bacterium genome and includes:
- a CDS encoding DUF3667 domain-containing protein, whose amino-acid sequence is MSQITSTDGKTARTLWALVARPGTLSADHLAGRRARYMGPLQLFLLVNLLLFVAAPQVPLFSYSLEKYLRYAPPSPTFVDRLVERVVPGGHTHDPDAGGAAFETYAKAFDARVEAQRKSLVILFVPALALVLQVLFAPRRAVPGVPRRYGEHLVFALHSLAFVWLMLAGVGGIGRLADGTLTLSRPGDAGLFALFLFLLLWAPVYLLRAVRRVYQLSWPWAAAATVAAAAAFVGLLLLYRGLLFFTTYYTL
- a CDS encoding GNAT family N-acetyltransferase, giving the protein MFQVRLATPADLPALRELIPASVRALSQAHYSAAQIESAVRYVFGPDTQLVADGTYYVAQAEGELVGCGGWSYRRTLYGGDQMKSDEDPRLDPATEAARIRAFFVHPAWARRGVGSAILEACFSAAREAGFRRLELMATLPGVPLYRRFGFEAAEAVETLLPDGVPVPFVRMVRSSIALPRPPA